From one Thermomicrobiales bacterium genomic stretch:
- a CDS encoding SDR family NAD(P)-dependent oxidoreductase, with the protein MDTPATLLDLTGRRALVTGAAAGIGRAIALLFASAGADLLLVDRDEQGIEALAAELRALGRSVDTLPADLGDASAIDAIWARIDTEGSLPDTLVNNAGIYPFRDFLDIDAEFLRKVSAVNMESALWMCQHFIRRRQRAGGVIINVSSIEALLPFTEHLAAYSMSKAGVIALTRSLARDYGRRQFRVNGILPGAIRTQGTERLMRDAILRPRVKSFRTGIDFQSRLPAGHWGRPEDVARVALFLASDLSSYIYGAMIPVDGGFLSA; encoded by the coding sequence ATGGATACGCCAGCGACACTGCTCGATTTGACCGGACGCCGCGCTCTTGTCACCGGCGCGGCGGCAGGGATCGGTCGGGCTATCGCCCTGCTGTTCGCCAGCGCCGGGGCGGACTTGCTGCTGGTCGATCGCGACGAGCAGGGTATCGAGGCACTCGCCGCCGAGCTTCGGGCGCTCGGGCGTTCCGTCGATACTCTCCCTGCCGATCTCGGCGACGCCAGCGCTATCGACGCCATCTGGGCACGAATCGACACCGAGGGTTCTTTGCCCGACACACTGGTGAACAACGCCGGCATCTACCCGTTCCGCGATTTCCTCGATATCGACGCCGAATTCCTGCGGAAAGTCTCAGCTGTCAACATGGAATCCGCTCTCTGGATGTGCCAGCACTTCATCCGGCGGCGGCAACGAGCAGGAGGGGTGATCATCAACGTGTCGTCGATCGAGGCCCTCCTGCCGTTCACCGAGCACCTCGCCGCCTACAGCATGAGCAAGGCCGGCGTCATTGCGTTGACACGATCGCTCGCGCGCGACTATGGACGCCGCCAGTTTCGCGTCAACGGAATCCTCCCCGGCGCGATCCGCACGCAGGGCACCGAGCGGTTGATGCGTGACGCGATCTTGCGCCCGCGGGTCAAGAGCTTTCGAACCGGCATCGACTTCCAATCGCGACTTCCGGCCGGTCACTGGGGCCGGCCGGAAGATGTCGCGCGAGTCGCGTTGTTTCTTGCGTCAGATCTATCGAGCTACATCTACGGCGCGATGATCCCGGTCGATGGCGGATTCCTCTCCGCCTGA
- a CDS encoding NUDIX hydrolase, whose translation MTEARISSETVFAGKLLRVRVDRVELPSGRIGVREVVEHPGAVAILPVMDDGTLVLVRQFRYAAGRGLLETPAGTREPGEDPRETAIRELREEVGFEAGSVEPLVRFFISPGWCNEELIAYRATGLREVGAAPEMDEQIEIVRVSVEDVPELIASGEICDAKTITAIFAHLRG comes from the coding sequence ATGACCGAGGCGCGCATCTCGTCGGAAACTGTATTCGCCGGAAAGCTCCTCCGCGTCCGGGTCGATCGGGTCGAGCTTCCCTCCGGCAGGATCGGCGTCCGCGAGGTAGTCGAGCATCCGGGCGCGGTCGCGATTCTGCCTGTGATGGATGACGGCACACTGGTGCTGGTCCGGCAATTTCGGTACGCAGCCGGCCGAGGCCTGCTCGAGACGCCGGCCGGCACCCGCGAACCGGGCGAAGATCCGCGCGAGACCGCGATCCGCGAGCTTCGCGAGGAGGTCGGGTTTGAGGCTGGCTCAGTCGAGCCGCTCGTTCGCTTCTTCATCAGCCCCGGCTGGTGCAACGAAGAGCTGATTGCCTATCGGGCGACCGGGCTGCGCGAAGTCGGCGCAGCGCCGGAGATGGATGAGCAGATCGAGATCGTCCGGGTGAGCGTAGAAGATGTTCCCGAGCTGATTGCCTCCGGCGAGATTTGCGACGCCAAGACAATCACCGCGATCTTCGCGCACCTTCGAGGCTGA